TTACCAGGTGGGGAGAAAGAAGTTGCTGGAGATAGAGGCTGGACTTGAAGCACAAGGGTATAAATGCCCCAAAATGTCTCAGGCGAAGAGAAAGCAGTTACAGGAACTTCACAGTTCGCGGTCTAATCCCTGGAGGCAAGAGGCCAGAGCTGGCTACTTGGCATGGAAGGAGAGGCAGGAGAGCCAATCCTAGGGAGGTTATCATTTCCTCCCAGGGGTTCATTGAGTCTGGCGTTTTCCTTCTTCAGGAAGAGGATGGTTTCCTCTAGGGAGTCAATCTTGGAGTAGGCTTCCTTGAGTTTTAATTCAAGTTCCCTAACTCTCTGATTACCGCTAATGTCAGAGGTCATTAGTTCTACTTCAGAGCTAACAGAAAGGTGTCCATAATAAGAGTCATTCATGTGGTCAGAATGTCCTAAAGACCATGACCGTTGTTTGGTCGTCAAACCAGCAATTGTGCCATGGTAATTTGCCAGATGGCGCAGGGCATGAGTTTGGGTGAAACCTTGACCGCCTACTTGAGTTATATACCGTAATAGAACAGTGTTCATTCTCCTAGAGACAATATCCTTAATGGTACTTGGTGGAGAGTCTGCTTTAGGAGTGCATTCGGGCATTGGTATTTCTGGACTTTTAATATCCAACAATTCAATGAGATTATCCTAATCTCATTGAATTGTTGGGGCAGATATTCGCCCTCCAGTTTTAATGGTTATCCAGTGGTGTCTTCCACTGTCATCAGTGACCCAAAACCCATCACCCAAAACTATAAGGTTTTCTAGGTTCTCTGGGTCATAGAGTGCCAGGAAAACCTTATCTCCTCTCTTGACAGGTTTGTCAAGATTGAGAATAGATTTAAATTCAGATGCCCTAAAACCGTAAATCAAGTTAAAGCAGAATGCCTTAAACCATGACCTACGTTTATCCAAAGCTTTCTGTTGTTTACCTGTTAACTCATAACCATTGAGTCCTAAAACCCTATCCCTGAAATCTAAAAAAGATTTAATGTCAATGGTTTGTTCCTTGTTTTTGGTGACTACTCGAATAGTTCCAAAGTGACTTGTTACCTTATCTAACTCAGCAGAAAGTTTGCAATCTCTCAGAAGCTTACAGCAAGCTGTGTAAGCATTTTTGAATCCTTTGGTTTTCTTCTGATGAAGTTCATTCCAATTGCGAGTAATCTCAGAGATGATGTTTTCCCCAGTAAGCCTAAGCTTGGGGTTTAGCTTCTTAAAATAGACCTGATAGGTCTTGCTGTAAATACTCAGAGTATTAGTCTGAAGTTTCTCATCACTCCTGTCCCTACCGCACTTGTCATAGCCTGAAAGATAGTTTTTCTTCACAATCTCAATGGCATCGCCAATAGTTAGGCAATCATCAACAAGGGTTTTAGTCCCTTTGATTTCTGACTCGTACCATTCCCAGAATTCGGACTCTGACTCAAGGGTTTTGAGTTTGTCCGAAACGGCGATCGCCTTAGCCAGAGCATTGACGCAACCATCGCGAGTAAAGTCTTCATTGCAACCATTATTAGCCGTTGTTGCCTTGGTAGCTGTCTTGAATCGGAGATACAACCGGTTACCGCTACTGACAATACGAACGCCCTTGGGGGTACTCTTCTGGCAAGCTTTAAGGTAAGACCTTACCAGTTCGTGGTCTACCTGCTTGGAGATGTCAATCTGATTAGAGTGAAAATACTCATTCACCAAGCTCCAGGTCTGTTTTACATAGGTGTCCATGTTCAACACCCTTTCAACACATTTTCAAGGTTCAGTGCGTGAAATATATGTAGAGGAAGGCTTTTAGCTATTCAAATGGCGTTAGCCCTAAGAAGTAGGTCAGGTTCAAGTCCTTTCATCCGCATTGCCTGAAAAACTGGCGGTAAAAGGTCTTTCACCTCCTCATCGCCAAGACAAGAGAACCTACAACCTAAAAACAACCTTTTTCAAGGTTACCCTATCAGGAGTGAATAGGTAAAGCTGGGTCATATTACAGGTGATTGAGGTTGTAGCACAAAAGAACTCCCCAGATTGGACTCGAACCAACATTCTATCGGTTAACAGCCGATCACTCTACCATTGAGCTACTAATGAAAACGCGATCGCTCTCCAGCCCCTTAGCTCGGTGAACCGTGCAAAGAGTGATGGGAGAAATATCATCAGAAAATAGCGCGTCGATCGCCTTTCCCAGATTTTCGATCGATTGTGACTCGGGATGAGATTCGTAGATGGAGTGAATGGCATCCACCCTATCCTTGGGTTGTTCCATTAACAGTCAGCCCCTGCGAAGCCCATGATAGCCTGCCTTGGGTCGCCAACAGATAGCATCCAACCGCGATCGCTACGGTTAGAGAATTAGTTTTGCTCTCTCACGACTACCGATATGCTGCGAGTTCCAGATCTAACTGTAGAAGACTCGTTGGCAACAGCAGAATAAGGCCATAAGCTAGAAACTTGCCTGAATGGGTAGTGGATTGAAAGGAGCAATGGGAGTATCTCAATTGAACAAAAATTACGTTAAACTCAGAAAGCATCAATGGGTTCACCTACCGTTGAATTGAGGAGTGTAGATTATGAAGCATTATTTACAAAAGATCCTAGGCGTAGGAGCGATCGCTCTCGGAACTGCCCTCGGAACGCTCAGTTTTAACCCCCAGCCCGCCCAAGCACAAGCCGCCTATGGCAGTTATATCGGTGTTGGGCCTGCTGTTGGTTTGGTTGAAGGGGGGAATGCTAACCGGCAAATTGCAGGAGTCATTGCCGTGCGCTACAAATTCCTAGAAATTCCCCTCTCCATGCGAGTACAAGGGTTTATTTTGGGTGGATCGGCAGCAGTCGTTCCCACCGTATCCTACGATTTTCCTCTCAACTGGCAAACCGATGCCTATATTGGTGCAGGCTATTCCTTTGCCAATGGGAATAATGTTTCACCCTTGGGCAATCAAAACGGCTTTGCCCTACAACCAGGGATTGATTACATGATTCCATCGAGTAATGCGGTGATTTTTGGTAATGCGGTCATTGCCTTCGATGCCTATCGAAACACAGGAGAAACTGCCGTTTCTCTGCAAGGGGGAATTGGGTTGAGATTTTAGTGGGGCCAAGTGTAGTGATACAATTCAATTGCATTACTATTACTTAAGTACAGGGGCTGGACGTGGTTCAAGCACCATTATCAAATTCATCTCAGGGGTTAGGGCGATCCCATAACCCCGCTACTCTCCCTAATGAATCCTCATTAGCGGTATGGCTCGATCGCCTCAGCGATCGGATTATTAACGGAAAACGGCTTACTCAAGAAGAAGCTCTGGAACTGACGCAAATTCAAGGTCAGGACAACATCCTCTTACTATGTGCCGCAGCCGATCGCGTGCGTCAAGAATGCTGTGGTAATGTGGTAGATCTGTGCAGTATCGGCAACGTTAAATCGGGTAGTTGTTCGGAAAACTGTGGCTTTTGTGCCCAGTCTGCTCACCATCCAGGCAAAGATTCCCCCATTTACGGACTCAAATCCACAGAAGAAATTTTAGCCCAAGCCAAAGCAGCCGCAGCCGCAGGCGCTAAACGGTTCTGTCTGGTGAGTCAGGGACGGGGGCCAAAATATAGCTCTCCCAAATCTCAAGAATTTGAACAGGTTTTAGAAACCGTTCGTCAAATTATTGACCAAACCGACATTAAGCCCTGTTGTGCCCTCGGTGAAGTCACCCCAGAACAAGCTCAGGCCCTTAAAGAGGCTGGAGTCACTCGCTATAACCATAACCTAGAAGCCTCTGAGGACTTTTTCCCCTCCATCGTCAGTACCCACCAATGGCGCGATCGCGTGGAAACGATCAAAAACCTCAAAGCCGTTGGCATTCAAGCCTGTGCTGGCGGTATTTTAGGCATGGGGGAAAGCTGGGAAGACCGGGTCAATTTAGCCCTCTCCCTCCGGGAATTAGACGTAGAATCTGTGCCCTTAAATCTACTGAATCCCCGCCAAGGAACGCCCTTAGGGGAACGTTCCCGACTCGATCCCTACGAAGCTCTGAAGGCGATCGCTATTTTCCGCCTTATCCTACCCGAACAAATCATCCGCTATGCCGGTGGACGGGAAACCGTCATGGGAGAACTGCAAGCCCTAGGACTGCAAGCTGGCATTAACGCCCTGCTCATTGGTCACTATCTCACCACCCTAGGACAACCTCCAGAAGCTGACCATCAAATGCTCGCTTCTTTAGGACTTGAAGGGGGAGAAGCCCCCATTCCTGGAGGGCATTGAAATCCAGCAATGTGATTCATTTAAATGAACTGTTGTGGGCATTTATTGGCCTGCTTCTTACCATTGGGGGAACCTTTTTAGAAGCCTTTATTGCCTCCCCCATGTGGTCTTTTCAAGACCATCTTTTATCCCTCCATTCCCTCGGTGTAACCTATCAGATTGGAGGCGTTTTATTAGTGGGGTGCATGGGAGGTAAAAAAGCCGGAGTTTTATCTCAAATCGGCTATTTAATCATGGGCTTAACCTGGTTTCCTGTATTTTCCCAAGGAGGAGGATTAGGTTATCTTAAAGAACCCTCCTTTGGCTATTTGCTCGGATTCATTCCTGGAGCATGGATTTGTGGTGTTTTGGCGTTTCGCTTCCCTCCACGCCTGGAATTCTTAGCCCTGAGTTGCCTGGGAGGATTAGTCAGTATTCATCTGACGGGTATCTTATATTTAAGTTTGACTGAGCTATTTTCCTGGACTCCAGAAAGCAGCCAACAGCTCTTAAATACAATTATACAATATTCTCTATTTCCCCTTCCCGGACAACTGGTTGTTGCTTGTGCAGCGACAGTCATTGCTTACCTCTTGCGCCATTTGATGTTTTATTAAATGAATAATACAGCTAACTTGCTCGATGAAATTCAAGAAAAATCCCTTATTTTGGATATTGGCGTTAATTAGTTTAATATTGGATCACCTAGCTAAGTTTTGGACGATCCAGAATTTTGAATTACATGAGAGTTGGCCGCTCATACCCGGTGTTTTTCATTTTACATACGTCCGCAATTATGGCGCTGCCTTTAGCTTATTTAGCGAAAATGGAGAATGGTTGCGTTGGCTATCCTTAGGGGTAAGTTTAGCTCTCATGGCTTTGGCCTGGTATGGGCCAAAAATGACACGCTGGGAACAGGCGGGTTATGGCTTTATTTTAGGAGGAGCTTTAGGCAATGGCATTGACCGGTTTGTGGCTGGGTATGTGGTGGATTTTCTCGATTTTCGATTGATTCGCTTTCCGGTCTTTAATTTAGCGGATGTCGCCATTAATATCGGTATTATTTGTTTGTTAATCGCTACAATTTATCCGGAAATGAGAACCAAGAAAAAGGCTTAATACCCAGAGCCAATCTTCCGGTATGGTGATTGGGTAAGTTCTATAGCAATTGATGCAGCTTTTGATAAAGGAAAACGTTTGATGCAAATTACCAATACCATCCACTTCCGAAACCTCAAAGGGGATATTTTTGGGGGGCTAACTGCCGCCGTCGTTGCCTTACCGATGGCCCTTGCTTTTGGAATTGCCTCCGGTGCTGGCGCTTCTGCGGGGTTATGGGGGGCGATCTTAATCGGATTTTTCGCGGCTTTATTTGGCGGTACTCCCAGCCTGATCTCCGAGCCTACCGGCCCGATGACGGTTATTGTGACAGCAGTAATTGCCGAATTAATGGCCAACAATCCAGATAGCCCAGAAACGGGTCTGGCCATGGCTTTTACCGTGGTGATGATGGCAGGAGTTTTTCAAATTCTCTTCGGTATCCTGCGACTGGGGAAGTATATTACAATGCTTCCCTATAACGTCATTTCGGGGTTTATGACCGGAATTGGTGTGATTCTGATTTTTCTGCAAATTGCCCCGTTTATCGGTCAACAAACCCCACCAGGAGGGGTTCTTGGGGTAATTAAAGCATTCCCTGATTTAATTTCTAATATCAGTCCCTGGGAAACCTTTTTAGGATGGATTACTTTAGGAATTTTGTTCTTTTATCCCACACAACTGAAAAAACTCATGCCGCCTCAACTGGTGGCTTTGGTGATTGGAACGGGCATCTCTTTGATGTTTTTTAGAGATATTGATATCCGCACGATCGCCACTATTGGAGAAATCACTCCCGGTTTGCCGGAACTGCACATGCCGACATTTACCCCAGGCACTTTGCGGTTAATGTTTGTGAATGCGATGGTTTTAGGTATGGTTGGCTCCATTGATTGCCTCTTGACCTGTTTAGTCTCGGATAGTTTGACTCGGACTGAACATAAATCCAATAAGGAATTAATCGGTCAAGGGGTTGCCAATTTAATTACCGGTTTATGTGGGGGCATTGCGGGTTCTGGGGCAACAACGGCCACTGTGGTCAGTATTCAAGCTGGGGGACGGACTGCTTTAGCGGGAATTAGTCGCGCCTTAGCCTTATTAATTGTGGTGTTATGGGCAGCCCCGTTAACTTCAGGAATTCCTTTAGCTGTTTTAGCCGGAATCGTCTTAAAAGTGGGGATTGATATTATTGATTGGGGCTTCCTAAAACGGGTTCATACAATTTCTTGGAAGGCTGCTGGAATTGTTTATAGTGTGGTTCTTCTGACGGTGTTCGTGGATTTAATGGTGGCGGTAGCGGTGGGCGTTTTCATCGCCAATATTTTAACCATTGAACGTCTGGATGAACTGCAATCTCAGTCTGTCAAAGCGATTACTGATGCCGACGATCAAATCGTAATGAGTCAGGAAGAAAAGGGAATTTTAGATGCGGCTAATGGTCGGGTTTTGCTGTTCCATTTGAGCGGGCCGATGATTTTTGGGGTAGCGAAAGCGATTTCCAGAGAACATGGTGCGATTGGGAGTTATGATGTGTTGATTGTCGATTTGAGTGAAGTGCCGATTCTTGGTGTTACTTCTTCTTTGGCGATCGAAAATGCGATCCAAGAGGCGATCGATGATGGACGAGATGTGATTGTAGTTGGAGCAACCGGAAAGGTGAAACGTCGTTTAGAAAAGCTCGGTATTGCTGGCTTAATTCCCGGCGATCGCTGGATGGGCGATCGCCTAACCGCCCTGAAGGAAGGTTTACACATAGTCCGGCAAAAACAAGCCTCGAATACCATTTCTCTTTAATACTCCCTATCGATTCTGGGGAAAGCAAGGGGCCCCCAGCCCCTTATTTGGGCTTGAGGGTCTTGATTAAAAAGTAGAACCCAATGGTTAGAGCGAGGATGATGGAAGAAATACCGAATAGAACGAGGGGATGGAACTTACTGATATCGAGGATAATCACTTTGCGGGCGATCGCCACCATGGCCACCAGGAAAATGATTTCCACATGGATGACTTCTTCTTCCAGATAGACTTTAGTGGCTTCAATCAGTTCTAAGCCAATGATAATCAATAAAAAATAATCAAATATTTTTAGAATTTCTTGGATATTGAGCAATAAGAAATGAGGCTTGTTTTGCATTTGCTCAAATAATATAAAACCTAATTCGATCGTACCTAAAAAAACAACAAAAACCAGCATTAACAACAAAAAGAAGGCAATAAGACGTTCAAACGTCTCTAAAAACTTCTTCATGATTTTAATCAATCGATTCATACTCTCCTCTTAAAGATAGTCAGGTTTAAAGTTGTTAACGGGTAGACTCAGAGTTATTGCAGGAGATGATGGCCCTAGGTATAAAGAATCGAGAACTTTTAGCTAGAGAGAAACATCAGTTAAATTAGAGAGAGTCGTATCTCCTCCGAACTGATTTAACTAAGGCAACCTATGAGTTCTCAACCTCCTGGCCCTCCGAATAACCTTCTGGGTACACTGACCCAAGTCGCGCAAACGATCCAAGCAAAAGTTCAACTTGCACAACTGGCCCTGAAACCAAAGGCCCGGGTGGCTAAACTGATGGTGGAGGAGACGGAAGGAGAAGCGCCCGAGGAATATCCCCTATTGGGCGATCGCATTCTAATTGGACGCTCTTCAAAATCCTGCGATATTGTGATTCGGAACCCGGTCGTGAGCCAGATCCATTGTTCCTTGATTCGGGACTCAAAACAAGGGTTTACGATTAAAGACGAGGGGGCAACGAATGGTATCTATCGGGGGCGGCGAAAAGTGCCGGAAATGCGCCTTTATCATGGCGCTCTCCTGACGCTGGGCCCCCCAGAATTACAAGCTTCGGTTACCCTGCGCTATACCAATCCCCCCCCTTGGCCGATTCAGGTGCTGCGCTATAGTGCCTATGGGTTGGGAGGTTTAACCGCTTTGCTGACGCTCGCCATTTTAATGGAATGGCAAAAAGTTAATATTTCTCCTTTGCCTCGCAATATTCAAGGACCGGTGATTGTGTATGCACGGGATAATGAAACCCCACTCGTGCCTCCCACCAATCAAGCTCACTTAGAACTCCCTCGCCTTTCTGAGTTTTCCCCCCATCTGGCTAAAGCTCTGATTGCTTCGGAAGATAGCCGCTTTTATTGGCATTTTGGGGTCGATCCTATTGGTACACTTCGGGCGATTCGAGCGAATTTGAGAGGGGGAGGAATTCAACAAGGGGGAAGCACCATTACCCAACAGTTGGCTCGCAGTTTGTTTCGGGAGTATGTGGGTACATCTGATACAGCCGGTCGTAAGCTGCGGGAGGCGATCGTCGCTCTGAAATTAGAGACCTTTTATAGTAAGGATACCTTGCTCCTCACCTATCTGAATCGGATTTTTATTGGGGGTGCAAACTATGGTTTTGAAGATGCGGCGCAGTATTATTTGGGTAAGTCAGCCAGGGATCTCACCCTTTCTGAAGCAGCAACTTTAGTGGGAATGTTACCGGCTCCCAATAGTTTTAATCCGATTCGAGATTATCAGGCAGCGATTCGTCAACGGGATGGGGTGTTGTATCGGATGGAAAAATTGGGGATGATTTCCGTAGAGGAAGCGAACCGAGCGAGGCGATCGCGCATTCAAGTTAACCCCAAGGCCCTAGAACAGTTTAATCGCTCTATTGCTCCCTATTTCCATGATTATGTGTTTATGGAATTGGAGGAATTATTAGGTACAGGTTTGGCGCGAGAGGGCAATTTTATTATTGAAACCGGTTTAGATCCGCAGATGCAAGAAATTGCCGAGCAAAATCTGGAACAGGCGATCGCCACCACCGGCGAAAATTTTAATTTTGACCAGGGCGCGCTGGTTACCCTCGATAGTCAAACCGGAGAAATTCTAGCCTTATCCGGCGGTAAAAATTATCGCGAGAGTCAATTTAATCGGGCTGTGCAAGCCTATCGTCAACCTGGATCGACCTTTAAAGTATTTGCCTATGCTGCTGCTCTAGAAGAGGGCATTTCCCCTTGGAAAACCTATTCCTGCGCCCCTTTTACTTGGCAAGGTCAATCCTATAGGGGCTGCGAGCGCAGTGGCGGGGAGATCGATATGGCCGTGTCCATGGCCCAATCGGAAAATTCGGTGGCTCTGCGTATCGCTCAGGATGCGGGATTAAATGATGTGGTGCGTATGGCTCGGATGTTGGGTATCAATGCTGACTTAAAGGCGGTTCCTGGTTTAATCCTGGGACAAAGTGAAGTTACCCCCCTAGAAATGACCGGTGCATTTGCTGTTTTTGGCAATTCTGGAGTATACCATCGCCCCCATGCTATTCGCCGCATTCTGGACAGTAGTGACTGTGCTGTACCTAATCAAATGGATACCTGTCGGGTGATTTATGATTATGCCCAAGATCCGAAAGAGAATTACTCCGTACTTTCCCCGGAAGTCGCGAAAACCATGACTGCGTTGTTACAAGGAGTGGTGAGTCAGGGCACTGGAGGTAATGCGTATTTGGGATGGGGAGAAGCAGGAAAAACGGGAACAACCAATAATGGGGTGGATCTGTGGTTTGTTGGCTATATTCCTAGTCGCAGTTGGGTGACGGGGATTTGGTTAGGAAATGATGATAATACACCGACCTATGGCAGTAGCGCTCAAGCAGCTCAGGTTTGGGGGGATTATATGGGGGATTTGATGGATTGACAGACTCGCCTGGCTTGTTGATTGCGATCGATTATCGGCGATCATGAGAATTATTGAGTTAAGTCAATAAAAATTAACAATAAAGCCTGAATTCTTCATACAGGACAGGGTATGATATCTGCAACTAAAATCCAGCATTTATAGTTCCAACAATGCTCTGTATTGAGTAGCGAGTTGTTTTCTCGGTTCTGGCTCCCCACTAGAATTGTGAGAATTTTGTAAAATAAATTTACATCAGCACATTAATAACCCATCCATGACCACCCAATTTAGTGCCACTCAATCGGTTAACCTCAATGTTCCGCCCCAACCGATTCCCATTCAGCATTATCTACGGCAACCCAAACGTCTCGTTAATGCCTTAACTGCTGAAAGTCAAATTGAACACTTAAGTGACGAAATTTTTCGGCTGAAAATGCGTCCTTTGACGTTTATGATGTTTACCTTCCAACCGACGGTAGACCTCAAGGTTTGGGCAGATGCTCACGGAAATGTACAATTGCAATCGGTCAATTGTCACATTCGAGGTATTGAATATATTAATCAACGGTTTCATCTAGACTTAAAAGGTAAACTTTGCCCTCAACAATGTGGCGATCGCACAACTCTTCATGGAAAAGCCAATTTAGTCGTGCAAGTAGAACTGCCACCCCCCTTGAATCTCACCCCACCTTATATCATGGAAAATACGGGGAATGGATTACTCGGAAGTGTCCTTTTAACCATTAAACAGCGTTTGATGCATCAACTGCTGTGGGATTATCGCCACTGGGTACAGAATAGCCAATCCTTGGATAATCCTCAGCCATCCAATGCTGCCAACTTAGAAGCCTTGGTTAACCCCAATCAGGCTTAGTCCTCCTGATGAGAATAGGGGGATCGCTGATTACCTATTATTAACGGGAAACGTCGATCGCTTTAGGGCTAAGATAATGGTACGAACACTTAGGGGCATCTTCAAAGATGAAACTTTATCCAGAAGCTCAGACCCATCTCTCCAGTTTTAGCCAGGCTTGGCGCGCTCTCTCTCTTCATTATCTTACCCCTTGTGTCCTCTTGGCCCTCGGAACCGCCAGCAATATCATTTATGCCCATGTTCCTCTCGTCGCTTTTGCTGCTATGAGTGGGGTGATATTACAGAAGCGAAAGGCGATCGCCATTTCAGCGATGATTTGGTCGATCAATCAACTCATTGGCTTTGCTATCCGAGGGTATCCCCTCTCTGGAAGTGCCTTCACCTGGGGGGCGCTTATGGGAATAGGAACCCTCAGCGTTGCCTTCTTTGCCAGTCAAAAACCGACCTTTAGCCAGCATACTTGGGTTGGTCATCTCCTCTGGAATTTGATTGCCCTTATTGGTGGTTTTGTTCTGTATCAAGGTCTGATTTTATTGGCCTATCCTCTGCTCAGTGACGGTCATTTTATGGACTCGGCGATCGTTTGGCGATTATTTGTCAAACAAATGACTTGGGGAGGAGCGATCGCTCTTGGGTACAACCTCTTACTCTGGCGTACCCAAAATGTTACCTTATCCAAAACTCATCCGCAATAAACGGCTCAGAAAAATGACACACTTTTCCCCTTGGGTAACTCCCCTGAACCATCGAACCGTTGAACCCCTCTATGGAGGACACCAGATCGAATATGAAGACTTGCCTTGCACCATCGATGTTACTGGGCCTCTACTCTACACCCTATTTCAAGAGCGCTGGCAAGACGTGCAAATTGGTCATGTTGTCGAAGGAAGTGTCTTAGAACTCGAATTTACCGAAGCACCCAAAATCTGTATTCTCTATGATGGCTATCTTACCGTCGTCACCCAAGCCTGGCACTTGCATCTGTGTCTCGAAGAACACCTAGGCGGCCCCCTGTGCAAAACGCCCCCAGAACTGCGCCAACAACGACTCATTCAGCGAGCCTCACTGTACCGTCGCCTGAATGAAAAGGGACAACCCCGCAGTTGGGGGATTCAGTTTTGGAATGGGGCGGGAGAAAAAATGATGAATTTATTTTTACCCAATCCATTTTTAGGGGAAGATGAAGACCTTTTACCCCTGGGTAAACCTCAGTTAGAAAAGCTAAGTTTGTACGAAGAATTACGCCAGATTTATGTGTTAGGAAATCAACCCATTCCCTACAACCACAACCCCCTGAAACGTCCTTACCTTTCTGTCTGTCGCTCCAGTCGCTGCTACCCCTCGCGCCAGTGGAAACCCATTTATGACGCTCTCCAGCAAGCCGTAGAAGAAACCGGTACTGAGGTCACGGTTATGAATGCTGGCTGCTTAGAGGTCTGTAAACTTGGCCCCGTCGTCTTTTACTCTGGAGATAGAACCTGGTACACCCGCGTTACCCCAGAGGTGGCCAAGCAAATTGTCCAAGACCATGTTATTGAGGGTAACCCAGTCTCTAAACATCTCTATCCGCCGAACTAATTGAAACTTACGCAGGAACCTGGTTTCTTGGTTATTTTGCGTAAGTTCTGTGATTAATTAATGAGACTCGGTATTAAGATTCGCCCACTAGAAAAAATCCTGCCCAGTAACCTGGTTCGGAATATTCTTCCATTGTGGTTAACATTGCTTGTCGGAGTGCTTGAGCTTTGTTTTCTCCAGCTTGCAGATTTTTGTAGAAATCTACCATTAATTTGGAAGTTGCTTCATCAGGAACTTGCCATAAAGAAATAACTACACTGGGAACTCCTGCTCCAACAAACGGACGGGCAATACCGACAACTCCATCGGTAGTAATCTCTCCTAACCCAGTTTCGCAAGCACTTAAGACCACTAAATCTGCTGTCAAGTCAAAGTTATAAATTTCGTGTTCTCCTAAAAACCCTAGATCTTGCCCTGAAGGAGCAAAAGCTAAACTAAATGGATTGCCATGAGTAGCTAGATGGATGATGTTGGCATTAGGCATTAGTCTAGTAATTCTGGATTTTGTTGCTCTTGTGCCTGTAATGGCAGTTGTATCTAATAATTGAGCGATCGCTTCTGCCTCTTTTTCAGCATCGGGTAAAGCTTTGAGTTGTTCACCATTGTTGCCTATCGGCATAACTGGATTACCAACTACTAAGTTTTGATTGGATAAGTTTGGAGCTTTTTTAGCTTTTTGTTGTTGAGTAATTTGCAGAAGTTTAATAGAGGGAGATATTCGCAGGGTATGTTTTTGAATTAGGTATTTATTATCCTTTCCTGTGAGGGCGGCAAATGGAACTCGAAATAGCTCGCCGTCGGGAATAATAATCACTTCTTCTTCTGGGTTTTTAGGTAATAGTTGGGCTATCGGTTCTATCAAAATTTTGTGCGCTTCTTTTAAACAATCATCAATGATAATCATTTGTTGTTTTTCTTCTTTGCTTTGACAGTTACTGCCTATTTCAGATTCTGGTAAATCTTTTGTTGCACTTC
This window of the Roseofilum reptotaenium CS-1145 genome carries:
- a CDS encoding phosphate-starvation-inducible PsiE family protein, which codes for MNRLIKIMKKFLETFERLIAFFLLLMLVFVVFLGTIELGFILFEQMQNKPHFLLLNIQEILKIFDYFLLIIIGLELIEATKVYLEEEVIHVEIIFLVAMVAIARKVIILDISKFHPLVLFGISSIILALTIGFYFLIKTLKPK
- a CDS encoding DUF1997 domain-containing protein; translated protein: MTTQFSATQSVNLNVPPQPIPIQHYLRQPKRLVNALTAESQIEHLSDEIFRLKMRPLTFMMFTFQPTVDLKVWADAHGNVQLQSVNCHIRGIEYINQRFHLDLKGKLCPQQCGDRTTLHGKANLVVQVELPPPLNLTPPYIMENTGNGLLGSVLLTIKQRLMHQLLWDYRHWVQNSQSLDNPQPSNAANLEALVNPNQA
- a CDS encoding biotin transporter BioY yields the protein MKSSNVIHLNELLWAFIGLLLTIGGTFLEAFIASPMWSFQDHLLSLHSLGVTYQIGGVLLVGCMGGKKAGVLSQIGYLIMGLTWFPVFSQGGGLGYLKEPSFGYLLGFIPGAWICGVLAFRFPPRLEFLALSCLGGLVSIHLTGILYLSLTELFSWTPESSQQLLNTIIQYSLFPLPGQLVVACAATVIAYLLRHLMFY
- a CDS encoding transglycosylase domain-containing protein, translating into MSSQPPGPPNNLLGTLTQVAQTIQAKVQLAQLALKPKARVAKLMVEETEGEAPEEYPLLGDRILIGRSSKSCDIVIRNPVVSQIHCSLIRDSKQGFTIKDEGATNGIYRGRRKVPEMRLYHGALLTLGPPELQASVTLRYTNPPPWPIQVLRYSAYGLGGLTALLTLAILMEWQKVNISPLPRNIQGPVIVYARDNETPLVPPTNQAHLELPRLSEFSPHLAKALIASEDSRFYWHFGVDPIGTLRAIRANLRGGGIQQGGSTITQQLARSLFREYVGTSDTAGRKLREAIVALKLETFYSKDTLLLTYLNRIFIGGANYGFEDAAQYYLGKSARDLTLSEAATLVGMLPAPNSFNPIRDYQAAIRQRDGVLYRMEKLGMISVEEANRARRSRIQVNPKALEQFNRSIAPYFHDYVFMELEELLGTGLAREGNFIIETGLDPQMQEIAEQNLEQAIATTGENFNFDQGALVTLDSQTGEILALSGGKNYRESQFNRAVQAYRQPGSTFKVFAYAAALEEGISPWKTYSCAPFTWQGQSYRGCERSGGEIDMAVSMAQSENSVALRIAQDAGLNDVVRMARMLGINADLKAVPGLILGQSEVTPLEMTGAFAVFGNSGVYHRPHAIRRILDSSDCAVPNQMDTCRVIYDYAQDPKENYSVLSPEVAKTMTALLQGVVSQGTGGNAYLGWGEAGKTGTTNNGVDLWFVGYIPSRSWVTGIWLGNDDNTPTYGSSAQAAQVWGDYMGDLMD
- a CDS encoding 3'-5' exonuclease, whose protein sequence is MEQPKDRVDAIHSIYESHPESQSIENLGKAIDALFSDDISPITLCTVHRAKGLESDRVFISSSMVE
- the lspA gene encoding signal peptidase II: MKFKKNPLFWILALISLILDHLAKFWTIQNFELHESWPLIPGVFHFTYVRNYGAAFSLFSENGEWLRWLSLGVSLALMALAWYGPKMTRWEQAGYGFILGGALGNGIDRFVAGYVVDFLDFRLIRFPVFNLADVAINIGIICLLIATIYPEMRTKKKA
- the bicA gene encoding bicarbonate transporter BicA; protein product: MQITNTIHFRNLKGDIFGGLTAAVVALPMALAFGIASGAGASAGLWGAILIGFFAALFGGTPSLISEPTGPMTVIVTAVIAELMANNPDSPETGLAMAFTVVMMAGVFQILFGILRLGKYITMLPYNVISGFMTGIGVILIFLQIAPFIGQQTPPGGVLGVIKAFPDLISNISPWETFLGWITLGILFFYPTQLKKLMPPQLVALVIGTGISLMFFRDIDIRTIATIGEITPGLPELHMPTFTPGTLRLMFVNAMVLGMVGSIDCLLTCLVSDSLTRTEHKSNKELIGQGVANLITGLCGGIAGSGATTATVVSIQAGGRTALAGISRALALLIVVLWAAPLTSGIPLAVLAGIVLKVGIDIIDWGFLKRVHTISWKAAGIVYSVVLLTVFVDLMVAVAVGVFIANILTIERLDELQSQSVKAITDADDQIVMSQEEKGILDAANGRVLLFHLSGPMIFGVAKAISREHGAIGSYDVLIVDLSEVPILGVTSSLAIENAIQEAIDDGRDVIVVGATGKVKRRLEKLGIAGLIPGDRWMGDRLTALKEGLHIVRQKQASNTISL